The Aminiphilus circumscriptus DSM 16581 genome contains a region encoding:
- the nrdR gene encoding transcriptional regulator NrdR: MHCVRCDASETRVIETRTTEEGRVIRRRRECPFCGNRFTTYERVEESRLVLVVKKDGRREAFDRQKLLRGLVKACEKRPVSLEGLQDIAARIERAMKNRGQGEIPSTLVGELAMEELRCLDKVAYVRFASVYREFADVSAFADFVKKLDEKR; this comes from the coding sequence ATGCATTGTGTGCGTTGCGACGCTTCGGAGACGCGTGTCATCGAGACCCGCACCACCGAGGAGGGGCGGGTCATTCGGCGTCGAAGGGAATGCCCCTTCTGCGGAAATCGTTTCACCACCTACGAACGCGTGGAGGAATCCCGCCTTGTTCTCGTGGTCAAGAAGGACGGGCGGCGGGAAGCGTTCGATCGTCAGAAACTTTTGAGAGGACTTGTCAAGGCCTGTGAGAAGCGCCCCGTTTCCTTGGAGGGACTCCAGGATATCGCGGCGCGTATCGAACGTGCGATGAAAAATCGCGGGCAGGGGGAGATCCCGAGTACGCTCGTGGGAGAGCTTGCCATGGAAGAGTTGCGCTGCCTGGACAAGGTGGCCTATGTCCGGTTTGCCTCGGTCTATCGGGAATTCGCCGACGTCTCGGCCTTTGCCGATTTTGTGAAAAAACTCGACGAGAAGAGATGA
- the rpsU gene encoding 30S ribosomal protein S21, which produces MAAHVVRRENESIDDALRRFKREVQKVGVLREARKHEHYEKPSEIKKRKRAAATRKSPKA; this is translated from the coding sequence ATGGCAGCACATGTTGTTCGTCGGGAAAACGAATCCATTGATGATGCACTGAGGCGCTTCAAGCGCGAGGTGCAGAAAGTCGGAGTCCTTCGTGAAGCCCGTAAGCATGAACATTATGAGAAGCCGAGCGAGATCAAGAAGCGCAAACGCGCTGCGGCGACGCGCAAGAGCCCCAAGGCGTAG
- a CDS encoding histidine triad nucleotide-binding protein yields the protein MNEMCLFCGICRGAVAAQVIRQDEWTVSFRDINPVAPGHVLVVPRKHVPSAAQCDDPEMWGHLMCAVVETARAVGFEERGYRLVVNCGEEACQTIPHLHVHLLSGRRFSWPPG from the coding sequence ATGAACGAGATGTGCCTCTTCTGCGGCATCTGTCGAGGAGCGGTTGCGGCGCAGGTGATTCGCCAGGACGAGTGGACCGTTTCCTTTCGGGACATCAACCCTGTCGCTCCCGGGCATGTTCTCGTGGTTCCCAGAAAACACGTTCCTTCCGCTGCGCAGTGTGACGACCCTGAAATGTGGGGGCATCTCATGTGTGCCGTTGTGGAGACGGCGCGGGCGGTCGGATTCGAGGAAAGGGGGTACCGTCTCGTCGTCAATTGCGGCGAAGAGGCGTGCCAGACCATTCCCCACCTTCACGTTCATCTTTTATCGGGGCGTCGTTTTTCCTGGCCTCCGGGTTGA
- a CDS encoding DnaJ domain-containing protein yields the protein MNSGVELHASFRKLGLRPDASWDEVKSAFRHLARSCHPDVAGPQSARRFQEITSAYMTLKTQIASRDGAAVPQGGGRRSGGTYGAGQGRSSTQNHPGNSSFWARAAESWESWRKSRKKRAEERVAEEQERLRREERREKQRERRISGIIAEAEERVREFCAARHEEEEGAVLALHLERLRSRHPLVRALAVDALLPEIATKGVCEAFEALLADATLSDEELRRLLDAIPPESSPGRRFASVLSARARSLGESQALYTLKWLHVLPERNEFLCTFLSHASSMVVGEALVVWSRETACLLDEGLVLRLLRRSEEQVLVPLLRLLKRSGENGSGTERPLSPLVLTALRRLLREHPSSSVRVWAKALVERAFCR from the coding sequence ATGAACTCCGGAGTGGAACTGCACGCGAGCTTCCGTAAGCTCGGGCTCCGTCCGGATGCTTCCTGGGATGAGGTGAAGTCCGCTTTCCGGCATCTTGCCCGTTCCTGTCATCCCGACGTCGCGGGGCCTCAAAGCGCCCGTCGTTTTCAGGAGATCACCTCCGCCTATATGACGTTGAAAACGCAGATTGCCTCTCGCGACGGAGCGGCTGTCCCCCAAGGCGGAGGACGACGATCCGGGGGAACCTACGGAGCGGGCCAAGGAAGGTCATCCACCCAGAACCATCCCGGAAATTCCTCTTTTTGGGCCAGGGCTGCGGAATCTTGGGAGAGCTGGCGAAAGAGCAGAAAAAAGCGAGCCGAGGAACGCGTCGCGGAAGAACAGGAGCGGCTGCGGCGGGAGGAACGCCGGGAGAAGCAGCGAGAACGACGGATCTCAGGAATCATCGCCGAGGCGGAGGAGCGGGTGCGCGAGTTTTGCGCCGCCAGGCACGAGGAAGAGGAAGGCGCGGTTCTCGCGCTTCACTTGGAACGGCTTCGGAGCCGCCACCCTCTTGTCCGGGCTCTTGCGGTGGACGCACTTCTTCCGGAAATCGCGACGAAGGGAGTCTGTGAAGCCTTCGAGGCGCTCCTCGCGGACGCGACTCTTTCGGACGAGGAGCTACGACGCCTGCTCGACGCAATTCCTCCCGAATCATCTCCGGGAAGGCGTTTCGCTTCAGTCCTGTCGGCCAGGGCGCGCTCTCTCGGAGAGAGCCAGGCTCTTTATACACTCAAGTGGCTGCACGTTCTGCCGGAGCGGAATGAGTTTCTGTGTACCTTTCTGTCGCACGCTTCTTCCATGGTTGTGGGAGAGGCTCTTGTCGTGTGGTCCCGGGAAACCGCCTGTCTCCTCGATGAAGGCTTGGTGCTCAGGCTTCTCCGGCGTTCCGAGGAACAGGTACTCGTGCCGCTTCTGCGTCTTCTCAAGCGTTCCGGAGAGAACGGAAGCGGTACGGAACGTCCCCTTTCGCCTCTTGTGCTGACGGCGCTTCGACGCTTGCTCAGAGAACATCCCTCATCGTCCGTTCGGGTCTGGGCAAAAGCTCTTGTCGAGCGGGCTTTCTGCCGTTAG
- a CDS encoding Hsp70 family protein, giving the protein MSSPILGIDLGTRYALSAVARPERPNAPVLVPNRWGNVRTPSYVARTDPQGWIAGEDAARIALREPRKAWWNVKRHVGDSTWRVRLGRKEYGAEELLVPLLTLLREDAEAFLCEYVTSCVLAVPAHFSFPERAAMMRVAKTSGFTEVKIVNEPTAAALAVGGDGRFLVLDFGAGTVDVTVVEREGQVWQVIDSIGRGDLGGADLDVLLAEWLWSSVSGEKPDRDDPRWAVLLAEAEQMKITLSDAFRAVWYPPGGLFPGESVCREVDREQLEALIQPPIAEVVGLVRKLWRRHAPEKLLLVGGSSRIPLLRRALAAGVAEPDHLRMCPDEAVAIGAALCAYQSGERLLIDVLSGNLGVEVADGSVVVLLEQGMPLPASASRRFATIGSGGFTVSVVQTERRGRSRRFLGSVHVDADVKGAEVEVHFLVDSGGVLRVEVFRRGGGIITSEVLDITGGAAADARCREDLPALERRLARLSLALSPEQQGRISVLLGKVRILKNERAISEDALLILRHMVEDLEKVVHE; this is encoded by the coding sequence ATGAGTTCGCCGATTCTGGGCATTGACCTTGGAACCCGATACGCGCTTTCGGCGGTGGCGCGTCCCGAAAGACCGAATGCGCCCGTGCTCGTCCCGAACCGGTGGGGCAATGTTCGTACGCCCTCCTACGTGGCTCGGACGGACCCACAGGGCTGGATCGCCGGCGAGGATGCCGCGAGGATTGCGCTCCGGGAGCCGAGGAAAGCCTGGTGGAACGTGAAGCGTCACGTGGGAGACTCCACGTGGCGGGTTCGTCTCGGACGCAAGGAGTACGGCGCGGAAGAACTCTTGGTGCCTCTTCTCACGCTTCTCCGGGAGGATGCCGAGGCGTTTCTCTGCGAGTATGTCACGTCCTGTGTCCTTGCCGTTCCGGCGCATTTCAGCTTTCCCGAGAGGGCGGCCATGATGCGCGTCGCCAAAACCTCCGGATTTACCGAGGTGAAGATCGTCAACGAACCCACCGCCGCAGCTCTCGCCGTTGGAGGTGATGGCCGTTTTCTCGTGCTCGATTTTGGTGCGGGCACGGTGGATGTCACTGTTGTGGAGCGGGAAGGACAGGTGTGGCAGGTCATCGATTCCATCGGTCGTGGGGACCTCGGTGGCGCCGATCTCGACGTGCTCCTCGCCGAATGGCTCTGGAGTTCCGTCTCCGGGGAGAAACCCGACAGGGATGATCCCCGCTGGGCGGTTCTTCTCGCCGAGGCGGAACAGATGAAGATCACTCTCTCCGATGCGTTTCGTGCTGTCTGGTATCCTCCGGGAGGGCTTTTCCCCGGAGAGTCTGTCTGCCGTGAAGTGGATCGGGAGCAGCTCGAAGCGCTTATACAGCCTCCCATCGCGGAGGTGGTGGGGCTCGTTCGGAAGCTTTGGCGGCGTCATGCTCCGGAAAAATTGCTTCTCGTGGGAGGGAGCAGTCGGATTCCCCTTTTGCGCCGTGCCCTTGCCGCCGGTGTCGCCGAACCGGATCATCTCCGCATGTGTCCCGACGAAGCCGTGGCCATCGGCGCTGCTTTGTGTGCCTATCAGAGCGGAGAACGCCTTCTCATCGACGTGCTCTCGGGCAACCTCGGCGTCGAAGTTGCCGATGGAAGCGTGGTGGTTCTCCTCGAACAGGGAATGCCTCTTCCGGCGTCCGCATCGAGACGATTCGCGACCATTGGATCGGGAGGATTCACCGTCTCGGTGGTACAGACGGAGCGGCGCGGAAGGTCCCGCAGATTTCTCGGAAGCGTGCACGTCGATGCGGACGTCAAGGGCGCGGAAGTGGAAGTGCACTTCCTGGTGGACTCCGGAGGTGTCCTCCGGGTGGAGGTCTTTCGCCGGGGCGGGGGGATCATTACCTCGGAGGTGCTCGACATCACCGGAGGAGCGGCGGCGGATGCGCGTTGCCGGGAGGATCTGCCTGCGTTGGAAAGGCGCTTGGCGCGTCTTTCCCTGGCGCTTTCCCCCGAGCAGCAGGGGCGGATCTCCGTGCTTCTCGGCAAAGTTCGGATTCTCAAGAACGAGAGAGCAATTTCCGAAGATGCCCTGCTCATTTTACGACATATGGTTGAGGATCTGGAAAAGGTGGTGCACGAATGA